The Bifidobacterium sp. WK012_4_13 genome contains the following window.
CCAAGTGGCGGAGATGTCTTCTGCACCGCGGGCGACGGGGCTTGTGTCACTGGAACGGTCGCAGTTTCTTCATCGCCTTGAAGATCCTTCAGCTCATGCTTCAGGATCTTGGCGGACTTGCCAAGCGAATGTGCAAGGTCCGGAAGCTTCGATGCTCCGAAAAGAAGCACCAGAATCAGCAATAGTACAAACAAATGAATGGGTCTCATCTTGTATCCTTCCATGGAAACTATGTTTGTTGTGTTTTGACGTTTCAGGCTTGATTCACGGGATCGCGCTGAGCGCCTTGATTGCCATCATTCGAAGGACCCTGCGAGTCCGCCGGGGAAGATCCCTGCGAAGCTTCCTCGGCGGATTGCGCTGGGTCGACGACGACATTCTTGGATTGCGCATTCGACTTGGCCACCTCATCGACCCACTCAGTCATCTCTTCGCGGACAGCTCGGCGAATGATTTCTCGGGGATCGTAATCATCCAAGTTGAACGTTGGAAGATTCACCTCCGGCATTTCGGCATGTGGCATGTCTCCTTTCGTTTCCTCACGCAGCTTCGCGCTCCAATGCCTGAGGGACTCGACTCCTGACTTGAAGCCCTTCAACGCCTTCACGACGCTGTCAGGCCCGATGACGGCTGCGACCAAGATGAGGAGGACAAGAAATTCGGAACCACTGATACCCAGCACCTCGCATCACCTTCTTTCTGATTCGTGGGATCTCACGATTCATGCCACGCAATATGGATCCAGCTGTGGCTGAACGCGTTTTTGCGCCGTCTCAAGAGCCTGTCTCGGCGTTGCAGAACCCTGCTGAAGCGACGATGTCGCCGCATCCAGCGAATTCCAGAGGAGATTGCCGACTGGTATCGCCGGTCGATGTGAGGAATATGCCAGCGCATCCGCGAAGAAGCTGATGCTTTTCTGATAGGACTTGTCCTCAAGCGCCTTGTGATCGGCCGGAAGGGCGATATATCGCTTCAGGGCTGTGCTCTCACCAGGATCACTGCAGTAATACTTCATGAATTCCCACATCATCTTGGACTTGTTCGCGCCCTTCGGCACACATAGGCCGAAGCCTCCCGACCATGTCTTTGGCTTCTGTCCCTTCTTCTTCACAGGCAGATAGGTCACCCCGTATTTGAGATCCTTGACATATTCCATAACCGTCGACAGGGAAGAGGGAACCATGACCTGCATGGCAAGTCTTCCACTGTTGAACGCGGACTGTGCAGGCGGATGATTCGGCGGTTCATAGGTTGCCGTGAACGTATCGACCTTCTTGTAGTTCAATCGCTTGATCCAGCCTGCAAAGTCGTTGGCGCTTTCGACCAGCTTCGGGTCGAGCAGGGTCACCGAGCATGAGTTGCGATCATAGAATTGCGCACCGTTGTTGTTCGCCCACGTATAGAGACTCCCCTGATCCTCCCATGGAATGAATCCCATGTATGTGTAGTTGCCCTTGGAGTCAGTTCTGGTGAACTGATCGGCTATCTTCCAGACCTCCTCGAAGGTCGGAGCGCCGTTCTTCGGATCGAGCGCACTGATGTCAATGTTCGCCTTTTCCAGAGCCCCCTTGTTATACACAAGCACACGAGAATCGGTGGTAAACGGCAGACCATATAGCTGATTCCTGTAGGTCATCTCGTCGATGGTGAAGTCAAGCCACTGACCGGTGACATCCTTGACCGAATCGGTGTCATATTTCTTGATTATGGGATTTATCGGCTCCAAAAGACCTATCGCGGCATACTGGACGGTCGTGAATCTATCCAGAAGCCACAGATCTGGGGCCGTTCCGCTCCGGACCGCGGTGATGACCGCCGAAGCGTCTCCCTGCGTGGAAGTGGGTACCTGGGATTGCTTGACCTTGAATTCAGGATGGATCTTCTTGAACTTCCTGATGATCGCCTCCTGACTCGGCAGGTCATTTGCCCATAGTCCCCATAGATTCACGTAGTTGGGATCGGCTGCGCTGCCACAGCCTGAAAGGGTGAGCGCGCCTGCTCCCAGTACCGTCGCTCCCAGCGAGAGTCGCAGAAAATCACGGCGTGAGACCATCATGACACCTCCTTTGATTCGTCAATGCGAGTTGATGGATGCAAGGCCTGACCCTTGTCGGATGCTGCTGCGGTTCGTGTCATTTGAACGCTCCCATCGTGATGCCTGAGATGAAGTAACGCTGGAACACAAAGAAGAGCAGCACAAGAGGCAGCAGCACCAGCACACTCGCCGCCATGAGCAGCCCATAGTTGACGTTCGTTCCCCCCGTGCTTTGGAAGAACTGCAGACCGATTGCCAAGGTCTGCACGCTTTCATCGTGCAGATAGATCAACGGACCCATGAAATCGTTCCACGCGCCCACCGCGGAGAAGATTGCGATGGCCGTGAGCGCCGGCCCTGTCATCGGGAAGACGATGGACCATGCGAGCTTCCATTCGCTGGCACCGTCGACTCGAGCGGCATCCAGCAGATCTCGTGGAATCTGTGACATGAACTGCCGCAGCAGGAATATGTTGAATCCGCTTCCAAACAGTGCCGGCACAACAAGTGGAATGAAGGTATTGATCGTGTGAAGCCCCGCCCAGAAATCGAACATGGGAATGAGGGTGATGGGCATGGGAATGAACAGGGTGGCAATGACGACGAAGAAGATCTTGTCACGCCATGGCCAATCGATGCACGAGAATCCATACGCAATCACGAAGTTCGCGACAACGTTGAACAGGGTGCTCAGCGCAGTGATGATGACGGTATTGCGGAAATATGTCAGGAATGGCATCATCTTCGTTGCGTTAAGGAAGTTCTCCCAGTGCCATTCCCTGGGCCATAGTGTGGGTGGGTATTGCGCCAGCTCTTGCGGAGACTTCACCGCCGAGATGACCATCCAATAGATTGGGAGCAGGAACAGCAGCAGCACGAGGAACAGGATTATCCTCGCAGCCCATGCGCTGTACCAGGGCGCCCTCGATCCATCCGCCCTCTTGTTGTATTTGCTTGTTTTTCTTATTCCATCGTTGCCGCTCTTGCCGACTCCCGGCTGCGCGATTTGAGCGACGGGCGAAGCACCATGTGTCATGATGAGTCCTTTCAGTCAGCCGAAACGTCGTAGTTAACGAACTTCTGTGAAATCCAATACACGAAGTAGGCAAGGATGATGCCAAAGACGAAGAGCAGCAGCGCCATAGCCGACGCATAGCCCAATTGTGCATACCCGAATGCGTTGTTGTAGAGATACAGCATGTAGAACAATGTGCCATTGTCAGGACCGCCGTTGGTCATGATGAATGACTGCGTGAAGATCTGCAATGCTCCGGAGATTCCGGTTATGAGGTTGAACAGAATCGTCGGCGTCAGCAGGGGCAGGGTTATCGAGAAGAACTGCCTTATGGGACCGGCGCCATCAACACGGGCCGATTCATACAGCGTTCCTGGAATGTTGTGCAGACCTGCCAGATATATCAGCGCGGCATTTCCTGCGCCCAGCTGAGCCATGACGACCATAACCACTTTTGCAGTCATGGGATCGCCCAGAAGATTCGAGTTAGGAACCCCAAACCAGCCCAGGAATATGTTGAACAGACCCATCGTGGGATTCGTGAACACGATGAATATGAACGACAGCGCAAAGGCCGGAACAAGCGAGGGTATGTACAGCGCCGTTCTGTAGAGGGCCACCTCACGGACATTCTTGTTCATTGCGAATGCCAGCAGCAAGGCGACGACCAATCCTATCGGAACTGCCATCGCCGCATATATGAGCGTGTTTTCCACTGACTTTGCAGTCAAGGGATCCGTGAATGCGCTCTTATAATTCTGCAGACCTATGTATTCCGGATTGTTCATGCCGGAATATCGGGTGAAGCTTATGACTGTCGAGTATACGATCGGATAGATCATGAACACGCAGAAACCGATGATCCACGGGGAGATGAAAAGCAATCCTATCCTTGTGTTCCTTTTTTCATGTTCGGTCCATCTATGCCGGCGCTTCACTCGTTTCTTACCACTGGTGAGTGAAGTCTCGGCCTCGTGGATGTTCTTCGGAGCTAGACCCCCAACCCCAACTAAAGTAGACACCTTTGTCCTCCTTCATTTTTCTGACACCGAAACCGTGAGAAGATTATTCGACTTCCTTTCTCAAACGCAAGGTACTGATTTGGAAAGGCTTCATGCTCAGGAATATCTGATGGTCCTCATTCGCGAGAAGCTTGGGTGAACCATTCGACGAATCCTGCCGAGGCCATGACGAATCGTTGGAAAGCGAAGATTCAAGGGCATCACACCGATCGGCGCCCATGAATGTTCGATCGAGCTGGATCTGGACTGTGCCACGGCCGCCATGGGACTCATAGAGGCGGACGATGACGTCGCCCGACTCGTCATCCGCGAGTTTGATCGCCTCTATCACGGCATTGCCATCGACGATAGACGCAAGAGGCGCAACGGTCCGCGCACCATTGAGATGGTGGACTGGCGCGTTGAGTCGGTAGCCGTCCTCGATCGCATCCTCCACATCGGCACCGACCAGAAGATCGGTCTTCATCATGAAACTTCCCTGATCGGCATGTGGGTCAGGGGCCTCGGGGCCGCGAAGCAGCGATTCGCCGATGACCGTATACGGTCCCTTGCGTCCCGTGGCGCGGAATATCCCATGCCCATAGGTCTGATCGTTGGCGATGGCGACTCCGAAGTCGCCCTCTTCGACTCTGACCCAGCGCTGGGCCATCGTCTCGAACCGTGCCTTCTGCCACGAAGTGTTCGTATGTATTGCACGCGTGAGATGCCCGAACTGGATTTCAGATTGAGCGAAATCAGTCATCAGATCCAGTGGGAACTCAAGCTTCAGGAGCTTTCGCTTTTCATGCCATTCGATTGCCGTCGTGAAACCCACCTGAGATGCATGGGGAGCAAGGCAGATGGTCTGTCTATACGAGCTCTTCCCATGGTGACGTGTAATCGTCGCAACGGCAGCGCCGCTGTCGTCATGGGTCACGCTGACGCTGTCGCAGGAATCGATGACCTGCTCATGGCGACGGTAGTCATCGTCTATGTTCCACGCATCCCATTGGTTTGGAATGTCTCTGGCGATGACCAGCTTCCCGAGCGACTCGTTTTCAGGAATTAGCTGGCGTGCCCTTCTCCTGTCGACAAGCGAGTCCACCATGCCGCTCCCGCTCAGATGCAGTTCGAGAATTCCGTTGTCAATGGTCCACCCATCCCCATCGCAATCACGAATGTCCACCCGATCGAGGCTCTCGCTTCGCGCTTCGCCTATCTCTCCGGCACGGACTCCATCGACCGTGAAGGCTCCAGGATTGACGGCAAGTGTGAGATCCCCCTCTCCCACAAGTGCCTTCAGACTGGCGTCGATGATGCGTTGGGCACGGTCCATGAGATCCGCATACATTCGTGTGGCATCCTCGTACACCCATTCGATCGCAGACCCCGGAAGGATGTCATGGAATTGAAGCAGCAACGCCGTCTGCCACAGATCGTGCAATTCATCATACGGGTATTGATCCCCCTCTCGGACAGCAGCGGTGGCAGCCCACATCTCAGCTTCGCGCAGCATATGCTCGCTGCGTCTGTTGCCTGCCTTCATGTTGTGCTGTGATGTCAGCACTCCACGATGATTCTCCAGATAGAGTTCGCCAACCCATGTGGGAGCGTCGGGATACTCGCCTTCAGCCTGTTCGAAGAAAGCCTCGGGAGAGGCAAGCCTCACGCGAGGAGATGCCTCCATGTTCTGCTGCCTATGTGCAAG
Protein-coding sequences here:
- a CDS encoding twin-arginine translocase TatA/TatE family subunit, producing the protein MRPIHLFVLLLILVLLFGASKLPDLAHSLGKSAKILKHELKDLQGDEETATVPVTQAPSPAVQKTSPPLGDPAASSPQTIRRRIDVEPRERVLETNMTQERVPSGDSFGE
- a CDS encoding extracellular solute-binding protein; translated protein: MMVSRRDFLRLSLGATVLGAGALTLSGCGSAADPNYVNLWGLWANDLPSQEAIIRKFKKIHPEFKVKQSQVPTSTQGDASAVITAVRSGTAPDLWLLDRFTTVQYAAIGLLEPINPIIKKYDTDSVKDVTGQWLDFTIDEMTYRNQLYGLPFTTDSRVLVYNKGALEKANIDISALDPKNGAPTFEEVWKIADQFTRTDSKGNYTYMGFIPWEDQGSLYTWANNNGAQFYDRNSCSVTLLDPKLVESANDFAGWIKRLNYKKVDTFTATYEPPNHPPAQSAFNSGRLAMQVMVPSSLSTVMEYVKDLKYGVTYLPVKKKGQKPKTWSGGFGLCVPKGANKSKMMWEFMKYYCSDPGESTALKRYIALPADHKALEDKSYQKSISFFADALAYSSHRPAIPVGNLLWNSLDAATSSLQQGSATPRQALETAQKRVQPQLDPYCVA
- a CDS encoding carbohydrate ABC transporter permease, with amino-acid sequence MTHGASPVAQIAQPGVGKSGNDGIRKTSKYNKRADGSRAPWYSAWAARIILFLVLLLFLLPIYWMVISAVKSPQELAQYPPTLWPREWHWENFLNATKMMPFLTYFRNTVIITALSTLFNVVANFVIAYGFSCIDWPWRDKIFFVVIATLFIPMPITLIPMFDFWAGLHTINTFIPLVVPALFGSGFNIFLLRQFMSQIPRDLLDAARVDGASEWKLAWSIVFPMTGPALTAIAIFSAVGAWNDFMGPLIYLHDESVQTLAIGLQFFQSTGGTNVNYGLLMAASVLVLLPLVLLFFVFQRYFISGITMGAFK
- a CDS encoding carbohydrate ABC transporter permease yields the protein MSTLVGVGGLAPKNIHEAETSLTSGKKRVKRRHRWTEHEKRNTRIGLLFISPWIIGFCVFMIYPIVYSTVISFTRYSGMNNPEYIGLQNYKSAFTDPLTAKSVENTLIYAAMAVPIGLVVALLLAFAMNKNVREVALYRTALYIPSLVPAFALSFIFIVFTNPTMGLFNIFLGWFGVPNSNLLGDPMTAKVVMVVMAQLGAGNAALIYLAGLHNIPGTLYESARVDGAGPIRQFFSITLPLLTPTILFNLITGISGALQIFTQSFIMTNGGPDNGTLFYMLYLYNNAFGYAQLGYASAMALLLFVFGIILAYFVYWISQKFVNYDVSAD
- a CDS encoding alpha-mannosidase; the encoded protein is MFLEENAICERIDHLVKDWVVPGRITESTAVSVSRWEAPGEPVTFKEAVAHEFEPTSVGDNWSFPWGTTWFHISGTIPAHWLHRADLANQRIELAIDLGFQGGGPGFQAEGTVYRPDGTVVKGIEPRNLNIPLEGELSDAAEHHVEFYVEAASNPDIASFGWTTPMPLGSRKTAGKEPIYRLRKAQLLSIDSEADGFVYDVMVLRGWADVLPERSTRKADIIHALSLAIDALDPDDVRGSVQAARKALKPALDSPAVASATNVYAVGHAHIDSAWLWPLRETRRKVARTFSNVLYLMDLDPQFTFAASSAVQYKWLLEDHPDIFQRIQKRVAEGRWVVVGGEWVEADANMIGSEAYIRQFSEGIAFFKKYFNVKPSIVWLPDSFGYSGALPGIARHVGMKWMLTQKLSWNDTNVFPHSSFWWEGIDGSRVFTHFPPADTYGATFSPEELARGESNFKELGSARSTMLLYGFGDGGGGPTRDMLELAHRQQNMEASPRVRLASPEAFFEQAEGEYPDAPTWVGELYLENHRGVLTSQHNMKAGNRRSEHMLREAEMWAATAAVREGDQYPYDELHDLWQTALLLQFHDILPGSAIEWVYEDATRMYADLMDRAQRIIDASLKALVGEGDLTLAVNPGAFTVDGVRAGEIGEARSESLDRVDIRDCDGDGWTIDNGILELHLSGSGMVDSLVDRRRARQLIPENESLGKLVIARDIPNQWDAWNIDDDYRRHEQVIDSCDSVSVTHDDSGAAVATITRHHGKSSYRQTICLAPHASQVGFTTAIEWHEKRKLLKLEFPLDLMTDFAQSEIQFGHLTRAIHTNTSWQKARFETMAQRWVRVEEGDFGVAIANDQTYGHGIFRATGRKGPYTVIGESLLRGPEAPDPHADQGSFMMKTDLLVGADVEDAIEDGYRLNAPVHHLNGARTVAPLASIVDGNAVIEAIKLADDESGDVIVRLYESHGGRGTVQIQLDRTFMGADRCDALESSLSNDSSWPRQDSSNGSPKLLANEDHQIFLSMKPFQISTLRLRKEVE